A single Pedobacter sp. PACM 27299 DNA region contains:
- a CDS encoding efflux transporter outer membrane subunit produces the protein MKTFTYKIPVLLLLAALGTTSCKVTKTYQQPITNVPPAYRSSETTDSLNMASMNWSSIFTDPILKELITEGLAANLDLKIAVERINQSKALFRKSKAAYLPDLKGNAGLKQSKLSYPQGFGIFSSNTQYDFGISSNWELDIWGKLESAKRSAMADLLASDAAKRAVQTQLIADIAHHYYDLIILDEQLLVTRKTALNRSQDAATIKILFENSILNGVAVVQSEANFYEAELSIPDLEQQIREKENALAVLLARKPGPIQRNALAQQQLVYDLKPGIPAQLLAHRPDVQQAEYSFRASFENSNLARTQFYPGLNITAMGGFSSFSLKDWFSSGSLFGNIAGGLIQPILNKGQNKAGLAIALSKQQQALHIFELSLLKASQEVSDALSAYQAAAQKEEKRGKQLKALTLAVEFNKELLNNSKNTNYTDVLAAEQNLLTAELKGINDQSQKLHAVVDLYRVLGGGWN, from the coding sequence ATGAAAACATTCACTTATAAAATCCCCGTGCTGCTCTTATTGGCAGCACTCGGAACTACCTCCTGTAAAGTCACCAAAACATATCAGCAGCCCATTACAAATGTACCTCCAGCTTACCGCAGTTCGGAAACTACAGACAGCCTCAACATGGCCAGTATGAACTGGTCCAGTATTTTTACAGATCCGATATTAAAAGAATTGATTACGGAAGGATTGGCAGCAAACCTGGATTTAAAAATTGCAGTTGAACGCATCAATCAGTCGAAAGCCTTATTTAGAAAAAGCAAAGCCGCCTATCTTCCAGATCTAAAAGGAAACGCTGGACTCAAACAAAGTAAATTATCTTATCCCCAGGGATTTGGTATTTTCAGCAGCAATACGCAGTACGATTTTGGCATCAGCAGCAATTGGGAGCTGGACATCTGGGGTAAATTAGAAAGCGCAAAACGCAGCGCAATGGCCGACTTATTGGCCAGTGATGCTGCTAAAAGAGCGGTTCAGACGCAGCTTATTGCTGATATTGCCCATCATTATTACGATCTGATCATCCTGGATGAGCAATTATTAGTAACCCGAAAAACAGCCCTCAACAGAAGTCAGGATGCAGCAACAATTAAAATACTGTTTGAAAACTCCATCCTGAATGGAGTAGCTGTCGTTCAAAGTGAAGCAAATTTTTATGAAGCTGAACTCTCTATTCCAGATCTGGAACAACAGATTAGAGAAAAGGAAAATGCACTGGCAGTATTGCTGGCAAGAAAGCCCGGACCGATTCAAAGAAATGCGCTGGCACAGCAGCAGCTGGTTTATGATTTAAAACCAGGAATTCCGGCGCAATTACTCGCGCATCGTCCCGACGTACAGCAAGCAGAATACTCCTTTAGGGCATCATTTGAAAACAGCAATTTGGCCCGAACTCAATTCTACCCAGGACTGAACATCACGGCTATGGGAGGGTTCTCCAGCTTTAGCCTCAAAGATTGGTTTAGCAGCGGCAGTTTATTTGGCAACATTGCTGGAGGTCTTATACAGCCTATTTTGAATAAAGGACAAAATAAAGCGGGTCTGGCCATTGCCTTATCTAAGCAACAGCAAGCGCTGCATATATTCGAACTTTCTTTATTAAAAGCAAGCCAGGAGGTTTCAGACGCACTTTCTGCCTATCAGGCAGCAGCACAAAAAGAAGAAAAACGCGGCAAGCAGCTAAAAGCCTTAACACTGGCGGTTGAATTCAATAAGGAACTATTGAACAACAGCAAAAACACCAACTATACCGATGTACTCGCTGCCGAGCAAAATTTGCTGACTGCGGAGCTGAAAGGAATTAATGATCAGAGTCAGAAATTACATGCAGTTGTAGATCTGTATCGCGTATTAGGCGGTGGCTGGAATTAA
- a CDS encoding SusC/RagA family TonB-linked outer membrane protein, with product MKTRLSILFLLFFIQFANAQELYKVTGKVIEKGTQLPLPGVSILIKGSKVGTTTDNAGNFSIQLPKEQETLIFSFLGFTTQELTAKAGDNLKIGLADASSDLDEVVVVAYGTSKKRDITGAVSRINGEQLQNRQVSNITKALQGLAPGVQAVSSSGQPGTAATIRIRGIGSINASSAPLYVVDGNPFSGDLNSINPSDVESISVLKDAASSALYGSRGANGVIIITTKSGKRNNETQISATFSQGISDRSVKDYKQVTTDQYFENYWLAVKNKQLSSNPTFSDLQAGQAASRQIIGDLGINPYGSNYPNPVGPDGKIVPGATALWNDDWGKATEQTARRTQADLSFSGGGEKSQYFISGGYLNDRGIAIGSGFERYNARVNLTTQAKKWLTAGMNISASNSVQDYPTSEDSNTANVIQYSRAIPSFYPIYQHNPDGSFLLDGAGNKIYDFGAYRPSSAIPRSNLPATVGLDKSEIMKDNVSARTFLEATILPELKFKTTYSGDFQNYNSHYYTNPLLGGGKETGGSVSKSNNRTYSWTWNNIATFDKSFGDHHLNVLGGQEFYKYNYRVISGSRQRFALPDFYEPDAAAQLTGFSGNSVDYALLSFLGRAEYDYKKRYLFSASLRSDGSSRFSEKRRWGTFWSLGGSWKLSEEEFLKDTPWLSTLTFRTSYGAQGNDNIGSYYAYKGLYRFMNNLGENGLVSSRLATPNLKWESNLNLNVGVDFGFLNDRVSGTVEYFDRRSKDLLFSRPIAPSLGYSSIDQNVGAMKNQGIEVQINAVPVRTTDFRWTISVNATHYKNTITELPQQDPANPQPIKTSTKIMQVGGTISDFFLKEWAGVNSANGDPLWYRTLDDGTRTTTNEYAKATQYVQGTSLPVLTGGFSNTFNYKEFELSALFNYSIGGKILDNDYVGLMHTGSSIGRPWSTEILDHWTPENPNANVPKLTTDNKGWTQASTRFLYSGTYARLKNLTVGYSLPKGLANRWGLANLKLTLTGENLLTFYGHKGMDPEQTIEGTTYFRYPSMRTLSAGLNLTF from the coding sequence ATGAAAACAAGATTATCTATTTTATTTCTTTTGTTCTTCATTCAATTCGCAAACGCTCAGGAACTTTATAAAGTCACGGGTAAAGTAATTGAAAAAGGAACACAACTTCCCCTACCCGGTGTCAGTATTCTGATTAAAGGTTCAAAAGTCGGTACGACAACCGACAATGCTGGAAATTTTAGCATCCAATTGCCAAAAGAGCAGGAAACCCTGATCTTTTCTTTTCTGGGTTTTACCACTCAGGAATTAACTGCAAAAGCAGGAGATAACTTAAAAATAGGCCTCGCAGATGCTTCTAGCGATCTGGATGAAGTAGTTGTAGTCGCTTATGGAACATCAAAAAAGAGAGACATTACCGGAGCGGTTTCCCGCATCAATGGCGAACAACTTCAAAACAGACAAGTTTCTAACATCACTAAAGCACTTCAAGGTTTAGCACCAGGTGTCCAGGCAGTTTCTTCCAGCGGACAACCAGGAACAGCAGCAACCATCCGTATTCGCGGTATTGGTTCAATCAATGCTTCCAGTGCCCCACTATATGTAGTAGACGGAAATCCTTTTTCAGGAGACCTAAATTCCATCAACCCAAGTGATGTAGAATCTATAAGTGTATTGAAAGATGCAGCTTCCAGTGCTTTATATGGGTCCAGAGGTGCAAATGGCGTGATCATCATTACCACAAAATCTGGTAAAAGAAACAACGAAACACAAATCTCTGCAACTTTCAGCCAAGGTATTTCTGACCGTTCGGTGAAAGATTACAAACAGGTCACTACCGACCAATATTTTGAAAACTATTGGCTGGCCGTAAAAAACAAGCAACTGAGCTCTAACCCTACTTTCTCTGATTTACAAGCAGGACAAGCAGCCAGCAGACAAATCATTGGTGATTTAGGTATCAATCCTTATGGTAGTAACTATCCAAATCCTGTTGGACCAGATGGAAAAATTGTTCCTGGAGCAACCGCTTTATGGAATGACGACTGGGGAAAAGCAACAGAACAAACAGCCAGAAGAACCCAAGCCGACCTGAGCTTCAGTGGTGGTGGCGAAAAAAGCCAATACTTCATCTCTGGCGGTTACCTCAATGATAGAGGAATTGCCATAGGTTCAGGATTCGAGCGCTACAATGCCAGAGTCAACCTGACCACACAAGCAAAAAAATGGTTAACCGCAGGAATGAATATCTCTGCGTCAAATAGTGTTCAGGACTATCCAACTTCCGAAGACAGCAACACGGCCAATGTGATCCAATATTCAAGAGCGATCCCAAGCTTCTACCCGATCTATCAGCACAATCCTGATGGCTCTTTTCTACTAGATGGTGCTGGAAATAAAATCTATGATTTTGGTGCGTACCGTCCAAGCTCAGCCATTCCAAGAAGTAACCTTCCTGCAACAGTAGGATTGGATAAATCAGAAATCATGAAAGACAATGTTTCTGCAAGAACCTTCTTAGAAGCAACAATCTTACCAGAACTAAAATTCAAAACCACGTATAGCGGTGATTTCCAAAATTACAACTCCCATTACTATACCAATCCTTTGTTAGGTGGTGGAAAAGAAACCGGAGGCAGTGTTTCTAAATCAAACAACAGAACTTATTCCTGGACCTGGAACAACATTGCTACCTTCGACAAATCATTTGGTGATCACCACTTGAATGTTTTAGGTGGACAGGAGTTCTACAAATACAATTACCGTGTGATTTCTGGTTCGCGTCAGCGCTTTGCCTTACCCGATTTTTATGAGCCAGATGCAGCTGCACAGCTGACTGGTTTTAGTGGAAACTCTGTTGACTATGCTTTACTGAGTTTCCTTGGCAGAGCAGAATATGACTACAAAAAAAGATACCTTTTCTCCGCTTCATTAAGGTCTGACGGAAGCTCAAGATTCTCAGAAAAGCGCCGTTGGGGTACCTTCTGGTCTCTAGGTGGATCATGGAAACTGTCAGAAGAAGAATTTCTGAAAGATACGCCATGGTTGAGTACCTTAACTTTCAGAACCAGTTATGGTGCACAGGGTAACGACAATATCGGAAGTTATTATGCTTATAAAGGACTATACCGTTTCATGAATAACCTTGGAGAAAATGGATTGGTAAGCTCCAGATTAGCTACACCTAACCTGAAATGGGAGTCTAATCTAAACCTGAATGTTGGCGTAGATTTCGGTTTCCTGAATGACCGCGTCAGCGGTACGGTAGAATATTTCGACAGAAGATCAAAAGACCTGCTGTTTAGCCGACCAATAGCTCCATCGCTAGGATATTCTTCTATAGATCAAAACGTTGGCGCAATGAAAAATCAAGGTATCGAAGTACAGATCAATGCAGTGCCTGTACGTACTACCGATTTTAGATGGACGATCAGTGTGAATGCTACCCATTACAAAAATACCATTACTGAATTGCCACAGCAAGATCCAGCAAATCCTCAGCCGATCAAGACTTCAACCAAAATCATGCAGGTTGGCGGTACGATTTCAGACTTCTTCCTTAAGGAGTGGGCAGGTGTAAACTCAGCAAACGGGGATCCACTTTGGTATAGAACACTAGATGATGGCACCAGGACTACCACAAACGAATATGCCAAGGCTACACAATATGTTCAGGGAACTTCACTTCCTGTTTTAACTGGAGGTTTTTCCAATACTTTTAACTACAAAGAATTTGAACTCTCTGCATTATTCAACTATAGCATTGGTGGTAAAATCCTGGACAATGATTATGTAGGTTTAATGCATACAGGCAGCTCTATTGGTCGCCCATGGTCTACAGAAATCCTGGACCACTGGACACCAGAAAACCCAAATGCAAATGTTCCTAAACTGACTACAGATAACAAAGGATGGACACAAGCTTCTACCCGCTTCCTATACAGCGGTACTTATGCACGATTGAAAAACCTGACTGTAGGTTATAGTCTGCCGAAAGGCCTGGCGAACAGATGGGGATTGGCCAATCTGAAACTGACCCTAACCGGAGAAAACCTGCTGACGTTTTACGGTCATAAAGGAATGGATCCTGAGCAAACCATTGAAGGAACGACCTATTTCCGTTACCCATCAATGCGCACACTATCTGCCGGTTTAAACCTTACATTCTAA
- a CDS encoding RagB/SusD family nutrient uptake outer membrane protein has product MKIKNITYIAVTALLLPFLGCKKELNTSPTTSVDESLVFAKADNIDMVLNGAWAYMHETFFTYANPGYSTILRNSDAMGNDVAIIQNKYGYADSYNYTIANNQSRLNGIWTLLYKVIDNTNNIITRIDASEGTADQKARIKGQALALRANSYLNLVTFYQFNYQLNPQAPAVPLYTTPTTPDSKPNPKATLEEVYKVIIADLTQAEELLVKYTRPSTTKYKINTDVVHGLLARTYLNMGKWDLATAQALAAKKNYTYMAPDDYANGFNDLKNSEWIWGQGQQADQSNASYSFHYLDVSSTSSYYYSFMADPNFKNLFDANDIRSKLFLWDGLPSREGYLRYQKFKFRSDVTADIVMMRSAEMTLIAAEGYARSGNLPKAVETLNELLAARQANTYVLGTKTKEDLIADILIERRKELWGEGFAIADILRTQSTVVRKPALGPDGQPLKVTVITPTGPKEVFAKQHTTLRFPDDKPFTANSPYYLIPLPQTEFDSNPNVRP; this is encoded by the coding sequence ATGAAAATCAAAAACATCACATATATAGCGGTTACGGCTCTTTTACTTCCATTCCTCGGTTGCAAAAAAGAGCTGAACACCAGCCCTACGACATCCGTAGATGAATCACTGGTTTTTGCAAAAGCAGATAATATCGATATGGTCCTTAACGGAGCATGGGCCTATATGCACGAAACCTTTTTCACTTACGCCAATCCTGGATATTCTACTATTTTAAGAAATAGTGATGCCATGGGAAATGATGTAGCCATTATACAAAACAAATATGGTTACGCAGATTCTTATAATTATACGATCGCCAATAATCAAAGCCGTTTAAACGGAATCTGGACGCTTTTATACAAAGTGATCGACAATACCAACAACATCATCACTAGGATCGATGCTTCGGAAGGTACAGCTGATCAAAAAGCAAGAATTAAAGGTCAGGCATTGGCATTAAGAGCTAACAGCTATTTAAATCTGGTTACTTTTTACCAATTCAATTATCAATTGAACCCACAGGCACCAGCAGTTCCCCTATACACCACGCCAACTACACCAGATTCCAAACCGAATCCAAAGGCTACTTTAGAAGAAGTTTACAAGGTGATTATTGCAGATTTAACACAAGCTGAAGAGTTATTGGTAAAATATACCCGTCCAAGTACGACTAAATACAAGATCAATACAGACGTTGTTCATGGCCTTCTGGCTAGAACCTATTTGAATATGGGTAAATGGGACCTGGCCACAGCACAAGCTTTAGCTGCAAAAAAGAACTATACTTACATGGCTCCTGATGATTATGCAAATGGTTTCAATGATCTGAAAAACAGCGAATGGATCTGGGGACAAGGACAGCAGGCAGATCAAAGTAATGCCAGTTATTCCTTCCACTACTTGGATGTAAGCAGCACTTCTTCTTATTATTATAGCTTCATGGCGGATCCAAACTTCAAAAACCTGTTTGATGCCAATGACATCAGATCAAAACTTTTCTTATGGGATGGTTTACCAAGTAGAGAGGGTTATTTAAGATACCAGAAGTTTAAATTCCGTTCGGACGTCACTGCAGACATAGTGATGATGCGTTCTGCTGAAATGACCTTGATTGCAGCAGAAGGTTATGCAAGGTCAGGCAACTTACCAAAAGCGGTAGAAACGCTGAATGAACTTTTAGCTGCCAGACAGGCGAATACTTACGTGTTAGGTACAAAAACTAAAGAAGACCTAATTGCCGACATTCTGATTGAAAGAAGAAAAGAACTTTGGGGCGAAGGTTTTGCCATAGCAGATATTTTAAGAACACAGAGCACAGTGGTTAGAAAACCGGCATTAGGACCAGATGGACAGCCATTAAAAGTGACAGTGATTACTCCTACTGGTCCAAAAGAGGTATTTGCAAAACAACATACTACATTAAGGTTCCCAGATGATAAACCATTCACAGCTAACAGCCCTTATTACCTGATTCCTTTACCGCAAACAGAATTTGATAGCAATCCTAATGTAAGGCCATAA
- a CDS encoding TldD/PmbA family protein, protein MAILTKEQAKALLTKVLGYSKADECEVNLSGSDSGNIRYARSSVSTSGGSSSQSLVVSSAFGKKLGVATINEFDDASLEKVVRRAEELAKLAPENPEFMTFLGPQEYGPESPTFLASTAAVGPKERADAVAASLNQAKENKLNAAGFLSNESGYSAMMNSKGLFAYNKATDVAFNITIRTEDGKGSGYATRGYHDFSKLDTKTDTAVAAKKAMASVTAKAIEPGKYTVILEPTAVAVMLENLFFDLDARQADEGRSSMSKPGGKTKLGEKLLDERVNVYSDPWNTELPGATWSGDGRPQQKVNWIEKGVVKNFYASRYWAQKTGIKPIPSPNGVIMVGGDQSLEELIKGTEKGILVTRLWYIRPVDPQTLLLTGLTRDGTFYIENGEIKFPIKNFRFNESPIIMLNNLEEMGKSERTVSAESNSNYLLPPLKIRDFTFTSLSDAV, encoded by the coding sequence ATGGCAATACTAACTAAAGAACAAGCCAAAGCGCTTTTAACGAAAGTGCTGGGTTACTCAAAAGCAGATGAATGTGAAGTAAATCTGAGTGGATCTGATTCAGGAAATATCCGCTATGCAAGAAGTTCAGTTTCTACCAGTGGAGGTTCCAGCTCGCAAAGCTTGGTGGTGAGTTCCGCTTTTGGAAAGAAACTAGGGGTGGCTACTATCAATGAGTTTGATGATGCTTCCCTGGAAAAAGTGGTGCGCAGAGCAGAAGAACTAGCAAAACTAGCCCCTGAAAATCCAGAATTTATGACCTTTTTAGGACCGCAGGAATATGGACCGGAATCACCTACTTTCTTGGCTTCAACAGCTGCTGTTGGGCCAAAAGAAAGAGCGGATGCGGTGGCTGCGAGTTTGAATCAGGCTAAAGAAAATAAACTGAATGCCGCAGGCTTCCTTTCCAATGAATCAGGCTATTCGGCAATGATGAACAGTAAAGGGCTTTTTGCGTACAATAAGGCAACAGATGTGGCTTTTAACATCACCATTCGTACGGAAGATGGAAAAGGATCGGGTTATGCCACCAGAGGCTACCATGATTTTAGCAAATTGGATACGAAGACTGATACGGCCGTAGCGGCGAAAAAAGCCATGGCCTCTGTGACTGCAAAAGCGATAGAGCCGGGCAAATATACGGTGATTCTAGAGCCTACGGCAGTGGCAGTTATGCTGGAGAATCTGTTTTTCGACCTTGATGCACGTCAGGCGGATGAGGGCAGGAGTTCCATGAGCAAACCTGGTGGGAAAACGAAATTGGGAGAGAAATTGCTGGATGAACGTGTGAATGTCTATTCTGATCCATGGAATACAGAACTGCCAGGCGCTACCTGGTCTGGGGATGGCAGACCTCAGCAAAAAGTAAACTGGATAGAAAAAGGAGTGGTCAAAAACTTTTACGCGTCCCGGTATTGGGCCCAAAAGACAGGCATTAAGCCGATTCCTTCACCGAATGGGGTGATTATGGTTGGAGGTGATCAGTCTTTGGAGGAGCTGATTAAAGGAACGGAGAAAGGGATTTTAGTGACCCGGTTGTGGTACATCCGTCCGGTTGATCCTCAAACGTTATTGCTGACCGGGCTAACCAGGGATGGTACGTTTTACATTGAAAATGGAGAGATCAAGTTTCCAATCAAGAATTTCAGGTTCAATGAGAGTCCGATTATTATGCTGAATAACCTGGAAGAAATGGGAAAATCAGAAAGGACAGTGAGTGCGGAATCGAATTCGAACTACCTGCTGCCACCATTGAAGATCAGAGATTTTACTTTTACTTCGCTATCAGACGCAGTTTAA
- a CDS encoding TldD/PmbA family protein gives MKRRNFIYLTGVGAAAAMLPAIPVWGNEIPLEQSLEYIDPAAKKLLSDVALNAARSKGATYTDVRVGRYLNQFVVTREDKVQNIVNTESYGVGIRVIANGCWGFAATDQMDKDSIAKAAELAVAIAKENARLQIEPVQLAPQKGYGEVTWKTPIEKSAFEVPIKEKVDLLLSVNDAAMKGGADYINSILFMVNEQKYFASSDGSYIDQDVHRIWPTFFITKINKETGKFETRNALSAPTGKGYEYLNARPEDKIKTASGTLYKGRYDMLEDAKQAATQVGEKLKAKSVEPGKYDLVLDPSHLWLTIHESCGHPTELDRVLGYEANFAGTSFLTLDKWQSKNFKYGSKEVNITADKTEPGSLGAVGYDDEGVKCGKWDVIKDGVLVNYQAIRDQAHIVGLDHSQGCCYADNWSSVQFQRMANISLQPGKKPLSIADQIKNVEKGIYIVGEGSFSIDQQRYNFQFGGQLFYEIKAGKIVGMLKDVAYQANTQEFWNSCSAICDQSDYRLGGSFFDGKGQPMQTSAVSHGSATARFNGVNVINTARKIG, from the coding sequence TTGAAACGAAGAAATTTTATTTACTTAACAGGAGTTGGAGCGGCCGCGGCCATGCTTCCAGCTATCCCCGTATGGGGCAACGAGATTCCCCTGGAACAATCGCTCGAGTACATCGATCCTGCAGCTAAAAAGCTGCTTTCTGATGTGGCACTCAATGCGGCACGATCAAAAGGAGCTACCTATACAGATGTTCGTGTAGGCCGGTACCTGAACCAGTTTGTCGTGACCAGAGAGGACAAAGTCCAGAATATAGTGAATACCGAGTCTTATGGCGTCGGAATTCGTGTGATTGCCAACGGCTGCTGGGGTTTCGCGGCAACAGACCAGATGGACAAAGACAGTATCGCAAAAGCAGCGGAACTGGCAGTGGCAATCGCGAAAGAGAATGCTAGATTACAAATAGAGCCGGTACAGCTTGCCCCCCAAAAAGGGTATGGTGAAGTGACCTGGAAAACTCCAATAGAGAAAAGTGCTTTTGAAGTGCCGATCAAGGAAAAGGTAGACTTACTCCTGTCAGTGAATGATGCTGCCATGAAAGGTGGTGCCGATTATATCAATTCCATTCTGTTCATGGTGAATGAGCAGAAATATTTTGCTTCCTCCGATGGTTCTTATATCGATCAGGATGTTCACCGCATCTGGCCAACTTTCTTTATCACCAAAATCAACAAAGAAACCGGGAAATTTGAAACTAGAAATGCCTTAAGTGCCCCTACAGGTAAAGGGTATGAGTATTTGAACGCCAGGCCAGAAGATAAAATAAAAACTGCCTCTGGAACCTTGTATAAAGGTCGATATGATATGCTGGAAGATGCGAAACAAGCGGCAACGCAAGTCGGCGAAAAACTGAAAGCGAAGTCGGTGGAGCCAGGAAAATATGACCTGGTATTGGATCCTTCTCACCTTTGGCTGACGATCCATGAGTCTTGCGGGCACCCGACAGAACTGGATCGCGTGCTGGGCTATGAGGCAAATTTTGCAGGAACCAGCTTCCTGACTTTAGATAAGTGGCAAAGTAAAAACTTCAAATATGGCAGTAAAGAGGTCAATATTACGGCGGATAAAACTGAACCTGGTTCCTTAGGAGCAGTGGGTTATGATGATGAAGGTGTGAAATGCGGGAAATGGGATGTGATCAAAGACGGCGTACTGGTCAATTATCAGGCGATCAGAGATCAGGCACATATTGTAGGACTAGATCATTCCCAGGGCTGCTGTTATGCAGACAACTGGAGCAGTGTGCAGTTTCAACGCATGGCAAATATTTCCCTGCAGCCGGGTAAAAAGCCCTTATCTATTGCAGACCAGATTAAGAATGTAGAAAAAGGGATTTATATTGTTGGAGAAGGATCTTTCTCTATTGATCAGCAGCGTTATAATTTCCAGTTCGGCGGACAATTGTTTTATGAAATTAAAGCGGGTAAGATTGTTGGGATGCTGAAGGATGTGGCTTATCAGGCCAATACCCAGGAGTTTTGGAATTCCTGTTCGGCAATCTGCGATCAGAGTGATTACCGCCTCGGGGGATCTTTCTTTGATGGCAAGGGACAGCCTATGCAAACCAGTGCCGTATCTCATGGCTCTGCAACCGCGCGTTTTAATGGAGTGAATGTAATCAATACAGCTAGAAAAATCGGATAG
- a CDS encoding TldD/PmbA family protein: protein MRRRDFLYMTGLGLGASMVQGMPVFGREITVEEALTPVDVQLKKRMADVAMNAARAKGATYADVRIGRYLNQVIATRENQVQNIANSESYGLGVRVIAYGSWGFAATNNMDNDSIARAAEMAVAIAKGNAKLLTDPVQLAPQKGFGEVSWKTPLEVNAFSVSIPDKVALLLNVNNEALKGGAKYVNSNLFMVNEQKYFASTDGSYIDQDIHRIWPTFTVTRIDPAGGKFETRNALSAPMGMGFEYLTPKDTEKIKGGPVTMYKKRYDMLEDVREATSHVAEKLKAKPVEPGKFDLVLDPSHLFLTIHESVGHPTELDRVLGYEANYAGTSFLTLDKWESKKFNFGSKAVNIIADKTEPGSLGAVGYDDEGVKCGNWDIIKDGILVNYQTIRDQAHILGLKASQACCYADSWESIQFQRMPNVSLAPGKAPLSAAEMVKDVEKGIYMFGRNSYSIDQQRYNFQFSAQLAYEIKDGKLGGMLKDASYQSNTQEFWNSCSQLCDQNDYRLGGTFADGKGQPGQASAVSHGSPTSRFNGVSVINTGRKLG, encoded by the coding sequence TTGAGAAGAAGAGACTTTCTATATATGACCGGACTAGGCCTTGGGGCTTCGATGGTGCAGGGAATGCCGGTTTTTGGCAGAGAGATTACCGTAGAGGAGGCTTTAACGCCGGTAGATGTGCAGCTGAAGAAAAGGATGGCGGATGTGGCAATGAATGCTGCACGCGCAAAGGGGGCAACTTATGCGGATGTCAGGATTGGCCGATATTTAAATCAGGTGATTGCCACCCGGGAAAATCAGGTGCAGAATATTGCCAATTCGGAGTCTTATGGATTGGGGGTTCGTGTGATTGCTTATGGCAGCTGGGGCTTTGCGGCGACTAATAATATGGACAATGATAGCATTGCCAGGGCTGCCGAAATGGCGGTGGCCATTGCCAAGGGAAATGCTAAATTATTAACGGATCCCGTACAGCTTGCGCCACAGAAAGGTTTTGGTGAAGTGAGCTGGAAAACTCCATTGGAAGTCAATGCTTTTTCGGTATCGATTCCCGATAAGGTGGCACTGTTGCTGAATGTCAATAATGAGGCTTTAAAAGGAGGAGCAAAGTATGTGAATTCGAACCTGTTTATGGTGAATGAGCAGAAATATTTTGCTTCTACAGATGGCTCTTATATTGATCAGGACATCCATCGGATCTGGCCAACATTTACGGTGACCAGGATTGATCCGGCAGGAGGAAAGTTTGAAACCAGGAATGCGCTTTCTGCGCCAATGGGCATGGGATTTGAATACCTTACACCAAAAGATACAGAGAAGATCAAAGGTGGACCGGTTACGATGTATAAAAAGCGTTATGATATGTTGGAGGATGTGCGGGAGGCGACGTCGCATGTGGCAGAAAAGCTGAAGGCCAAGCCTGTAGAACCGGGGAAATTTGATCTGGTATTAGACCCTTCGCATTTATTTCTGACCATTCATGAATCTGTGGGGCACCCAACAGAGCTGGATCGCGTATTGGGTTATGAAGCAAATTATGCAGGAACCAGTTTCCTTACGCTGGATAAATGGGAGAGTAAGAAATTCAATTTTGGGAGTAAAGCTGTCAACATTATTGCAGATAAAACTGAGCCGGGCTCTTTAGGGGCGGTTGGTTACGATGATGAGGGGGTGAAATGCGGCAACTGGGACATCATTAAAGATGGCATCCTGGTGAATTATCAAACCATCAGAGATCAGGCTCATATTTTGGGCTTAAAGGCATCTCAGGCCTGTTGTTATGCAGATAGCTGGGAAAGTATTCAGTTTCAGCGCATGCCTAATGTATCTTTAGCACCAGGAAAAGCACCGCTCAGCGCCGCGGAAATGGTGAAAGATGTAGAAAAAGGAATTTATATGTTTGGTAGAAATTCTTATTCTATTGACCAGCAGCGCTATAACTTTCAGTTCAGTGCGCAGCTGGCATATGAGATTAAAGATGGAAAGCTGGGAGGAATGCTGAAGGATGCTTCCTATCAGTCGAATACACAGGAGTTCTGGAATTCCTGCAGCCAACTTTGCGACCAGAATGATTATCGCCTGGGCGGAACCTTTGCAGATGGTAAAGGTCAGCCTGGTCAGGCCAGTGCCGTATCTCATGGTAGTCCAACGAGCCGGTTTAATGGGGTAAGCGTGATCAATACCGGACGTAAACTGGGCTAA